In Erythrobacter litoralis HTCC2594, a single genomic region encodes these proteins:
- the mreD gene encoding rod shape-determining protein MreD, protein MERLAEKARADQYGRRINRDHSPLLLTIIPWGSILIASVLPFFVVTASIPLVPPLGFLFLLGWRLVRPGVLPVWAGFPLGLWADLFSGQPFGCSIVLYSLALIAIEAIEARFPWRDFAQDWAMATLILLAFLTIGAILSGADVSMPMLIGLVPQALLSIFVFPIIAVMVAGLDRLRLLRVRVIG, encoded by the coding sequence ATGGAACGCCTCGCCGAGAAGGCCCGGGCCGATCAGTACGGTCGCCGGATAAATCGCGACCACTCCCCTTTACTTCTGACGATCATTCCCTGGGGTTCGATCCTTATCGCCAGTGTCCTGCCCTTCTTCGTTGTGACCGCATCGATCCCGTTGGTCCCGCCGCTCGGCTTCCTCTTCCTGCTTGGCTGGCGCCTGGTGCGACCGGGTGTCCTGCCGGTCTGGGCCGGCTTCCCGCTCGGTCTCTGGGCGGACCTGTTCAGCGGCCAGCCATTCGGTTGCTCTATCGTCCTTTACTCGCTCGCATTGATTGCAATCGAAGCCATCGAAGCACGCTTCCCGTGGCGTGATTTCGCGCAGGACTGGGCCATGGCCACGTTGATCCTCCTTGCCTTTCTCACAATCGGGGCCATCCTTTCGGGCGCCGACGTCTCCATGCCGATGCTGATCGGGCTTGTGCCGCAGGCCTTGCTGTCGATTTTCGTATTCCCCATTATCGCTGTCATGGTGGCAGGTCTCGACAGGCTCCGGCTCTTGCGCGTGAGGGTTATCGGCTGA
- the mreC gene encoding rod shape-determining protein MreC: MAPPSSRRSGHSRRAQYGQFTGYVIAAIGAVIGAVLLLVSLLSPNAFSGLRGGAAEVVAPPGRATAVARDEGQSFIEAVQGYLEAGSQNATLRREVELARIRLAEAKALEQENDRLRALLEIADRDAPPIAVTRLVGSSAASTRRFAYIGAGSADGVQPGMPVRAPRGFVGRVLEVSDNTARVLLLTDSESVVPVRRVKDNVAAFAEGRGDGLINIRLINLGINPLKKGDIFVTSGAGGFFRPNVAVAMVDQITDDGAIARIISDPAATDFVSVEQIWEEQTVESARVPIEEELGDDGAGE, translated from the coding sequence ATGGCGCCGCCTTCGTCACGGCGCTCGGGGCATTCTCGCAGGGCGCAATACGGGCAGTTTACGGGATATGTTATCGCCGCGATCGGCGCGGTGATCGGTGCTGTCCTGTTGCTCGTCTCCCTGCTCAGCCCCAATGCCTTTTCCGGCTTGCGCGGGGGCGCAGCCGAAGTCGTCGCGCCTCCGGGCCGGGCGACAGCCGTGGCGCGGGACGAAGGCCAGAGTTTCATCGAGGCGGTGCAAGGCTATCTCGAAGCCGGCAGCCAGAATGCAACCCTTCGCCGCGAAGTCGAACTGGCACGCATCCGGCTGGCCGAAGCCAAGGCGCTCGAGCAGGAAAACGACCGCCTGCGCGCATTGCTCGAAATTGCCGACAGGGATGCACCGCCCATTGCCGTGACGCGCCTGGTCGGTTCCTCTGCCGCGAGCACGCGGCGCTTCGCCTATATCGGTGCAGGGAGTGCCGATGGAGTGCAGCCCGGCATGCCGGTGCGAGCGCCGCGCGGTTTCGTCGGGCGGGTACTCGAAGTATCGGACAATACGGCACGCGTTTTGTTGCTGACCGACAGCGAAAGCGTAGTGCCGGTCAGGCGCGTGAAGGACAATGTCGCAGCCTTCGCGGAGGGGCGCGGCGACGGGCTTATCAACATCCGCCTGATCAATCTCGGCATCAATCCGCTCAAAAAGGGCGACATTTTCGTGACCAGCGGTGCGGGCGGGTTCTTTCGGCCCAATGTCGCCGTTGCCATGGTGGACCAGATTACCGACGATGGTGCCATCGCCCGGATCATCAGCGATCCCGCCGCCACCGACTTCGTCTCGGTCGAGCAGATCTGGGAAGAGCAGACGGTTGAAAGCGCACGTGTGCCTATCGAGGAAGAACTCGGCGACGACGGAGCGGGCGAGTAA
- a CDS encoding rod shape-determining protein — translation MSFFSNLLKFGSQNMAIDLGTANTLVYVQDQGIILNEPSVVAIETINGIKRVKAVGDDAKMMMGKTPDSIEAIRPLRDGVIADIEIAEEMIKHFIRKVHGKKSLFRYPEITICVPSGSTSVERRAIRDAASNAGASQVYLILEPMAAAIGADMPVTEPVGSMVVDIGGGTTEVAVLSLRGLAYTTSVRTGGDKMDEAIVSYVRRHHNLLIGESTAERIKKDYGIAVAPADGIGETITIKGRDLVNGVPKEITINQAHIAEALSEPIGAIVEGVRIALENTAPELAADIVDQGIVLTGGGALIAGLDDHLREETGLPVSIAEDPLSCVAVGTGRAMEDPIYRGVLMTA, via the coding sequence ATGAGTTTCTTTTCCAACCTCCTGAAATTCGGCTCCCAGAACATGGCCATCGACCTGGGCACCGCCAACACTCTGGTTTACGTGCAGGACCAGGGCATTATCCTCAACGAACCGTCGGTGGTTGCCATCGAAACGATCAACGGGATCAAGCGCGTCAAGGCCGTGGGCGACGATGCGAAGATGATGATGGGCAAGACCCCGGACAGCATCGAGGCGATCCGCCCGCTGCGCGACGGTGTGATCGCCGACATCGAAATCGCCGAGGAAATGATCAAGCACTTCATCCGCAAGGTGCACGGGAAGAAGAGCCTGTTCCGCTATCCCGAGATCACGATCTGTGTGCCGTCCGGCTCGACCTCGGTCGAACGCCGCGCGATCCGCGATGCCGCGTCGAACGCCGGTGCTTCGCAGGTCTACCTGATCCTCGAACCGATGGCGGCTGCGATCGGCGCCGACATGCCGGTGACCGAACCTGTGGGTTCGATGGTCGTCGATATCGGCGGCGGCACGACCGAAGTCGCTGTCCTCTCGCTGCGCGGACTGGCCTATACGACCTCTGTCCGCACCGGCGGTGACAAGATGGACGAAGCGATCGTCTCCTATGTCCGGCGACACCACAACCTGCTGATCGGCGAAAGCACGGCCGAGCGAATCAAAAAAGATTACGGCATCGCCGTCGCCCCCGCGGACGGGATCGGCGAAACGATCACCATCAAGGGCCGCGACCTCGTCAATGGCGTTCCGAAAGAGATCACTATCAATCAGGCGCACATCGCCGAGGCCCTGAGCGAGCCGATCGGTGCCATTGTCGAAGGCGTGCGGATTGCGCTGGAGAACACCGCACCAGAGCTCGCAGCCGACATTGTCGACCAAGGCATCGTCCTTACCGGCGGCGGAGCCTTGATCGCCGGGCTCGACGATCATCTGCGTGAAGAGACCGGCCTGCCGGTCAGTATCGCTGAGGACCCGCTGTCCTGCGTCGCGGTCGGCACCGGGCGCGCGATGGAAGATCCGATCTACCGCGGCGTGTTGATGACCGCCTAA
- the mutL gene encoding DNA mismatch repair endonuclease MutL — protein MPTIRRLPEALVNRIAAGEVVERPSAALKELVENAVDAGATRIAVHLIDGGLTRIEVTDDGCGMDPAAMELALERHATSKLPDDLIGEAQAIERVATLGFRGEALPSIGSVSRFALESRPHGSEQGWRRVVDHGTLVEEGPAALPPGTRARIEQVFAKVPARRKFLRTPRSEYGACLDVIRRLAMARPDIGFTLDHGERRVFALQPGEELPDRVAQIVAPELKDNAVLLDMQRDTMTLTGIAGLPTYNRGVADHQYLFVNGRPVKDRLLVGAVRGAYSDMLARDRHAVLALFLDLPSEDVDVNVHPAKTEVRFRDAQAVRGFIVSGLRQALSTGDRRSAQGPDRTAMKRWQQEPVREEPSPALRSIFEGRGWSKPGTGVREPSHEWHSHEGEVIASPQGRAVEAEDIAADAKQHFPLGVARGQVANTYIVAEAADGLVLVDQHAAHERLVLERLKAAGAGEAVSRSQALLMPEVVELDEPSCDRLESAAEKLDAMGLSIERFGPGAMLVRSLPHALAGSNPGKLLQDIADDLAKHGDALWLEEKLDLVLGTMACHGSVRAGRTLRVDEMNALLREMERTPRSGQCNHGRPTWVKLSMEDVEKLFGRH, from the coding sequence ATGCCGACTATTCGCCGCCTTCCCGAAGCCCTCGTCAACCGTATTGCCGCGGGTGAAGTGGTAGAGCGTCCTTCGGCGGCGCTCAAGGAACTGGTCGAGAATGCCGTCGATGCCGGTGCCACGCGGATTGCCGTTCACCTGATCGATGGCGGGCTGACGCGGATCGAAGTCACCGACGATGGCTGCGGTATGGATCCGGCGGCGATGGAACTGGCGCTGGAGCGACACGCAACGTCCAAACTACCCGACGATTTGATCGGTGAGGCGCAGGCGATCGAACGGGTGGCGACGCTGGGTTTTCGGGGCGAGGCCCTGCCATCGATCGGCAGCGTTTCGCGCTTTGCTCTGGAAAGCAGGCCGCACGGTTCGGAGCAGGGCTGGCGACGGGTCGTCGATCACGGCACTTTGGTAGAGGAAGGTCCTGCCGCGCTTCCACCGGGAACGCGCGCCCGGATCGAACAGGTTTTCGCCAAGGTGCCCGCACGGCGCAAGTTCCTGCGCACGCCGCGCAGCGAGTACGGCGCCTGTCTCGACGTCATCCGCCGCCTTGCCATGGCACGGCCCGACATCGGCTTCACGCTCGATCATGGCGAACGACGGGTCTTCGCGCTGCAACCGGGTGAAGAACTGCCCGATCGCGTCGCGCAAATCGTCGCGCCCGAGCTCAAGGACAATGCCGTGCTGCTCGACATGCAGCGCGATACGATGACGCTGACCGGGATCGCAGGCCTACCGACCTACAATCGCGGCGTTGCGGATCACCAGTACCTGTTCGTCAACGGGCGTCCGGTGAAGGATCGCCTGCTGGTCGGCGCGGTGCGCGGGGCCTATTCGGACATGCTGGCGCGTGACCGGCATGCGGTGCTGGCGCTCTTCCTCGACCTGCCTTCCGAGGATGTCGATGTAAACGTTCACCCGGCCAAAACCGAAGTACGCTTCCGTGATGCTCAGGCCGTGCGCGGGTTTATCGTATCGGGTCTGAGGCAAGCGCTCTCGACCGGCGACAGACGAAGCGCGCAGGGGCCGGACCGCACGGCGATGAAGCGCTGGCAGCAGGAGCCTGTCAGGGAAGAACCATCACCGGCGCTTCGCTCCATCTTCGAAGGCCGCGGCTGGAGCAAGCCCGGCACAGGGGTCCGCGAACCCTCGCACGAATGGCACAGCCACGAAGGCGAGGTCATCGCTTCACCGCAGGGTAGGGCGGTTGAAGCAGAAGACATCGCCGCGGATGCGAAACAGCATTTTCCGTTGGGTGTGGCGCGGGGGCAGGTCGCCAATACCTACATCGTGGCCGAGGCCGCGGACGGGCTGGTGCTGGTCGATCAGCACGCTGCGCATGAGCGGCTTGTGCTGGAAAGGCTCAAGGCCGCCGGAGCGGGCGAGGCGGTTTCCCGGAGCCAAGCGCTGTTGATGCCCGAAGTCGTCGAACTGGACGAGCCGTCCTGCGACCGACTCGAAAGCGCTGCCGAGAAGCTCGACGCCATGGGTCTTTCGATCGAGCGTTTCGGACCCGGCGCGATGCTGGTTCGGTCGCTGCCACACGCGCTGGCAGGCTCCAACCCGGGCAAGCTGCTGCAGGATATTGCCGACGACCTCGCCAAGCATGGCGATGCGCTGTGGCTCGAGGAGAAACTCGATCTCGTTCTAGGGACCATGGCCTGCCACGGTTCGGTCAGGGCGGGGCGCACCCTGCGGGTCGACGAGATGAACGCGCTGCTGCGCGAGATGGAGCGCACGCCGCGTTCGGGCCAGTGCAATCACGGGCGCCCGACATGGGTCAAGCTCAGTATGGAAGACGTCGAGAAACTGTTCGGGAGGCATTGA